The Acidobacteriota bacterium region TGGCGGCCGCGCGACCAAGAACGGCCGGAGCTTCCGTTCCTTCCCGCGCGCGTGCTCATGCAGGACTTCACGGGCGTTCCGGGTGTGGTGGATCTGGCGGCGATGCGAAGCGCGATGGCGCGCCTCGGCGGCGACCCGCGGCGGGTCAACCCGCAGATCCCGGTCGATCTCGTCATCGACCACTCCGTGCAGGTCGACGTCTTCGGCCGGCCGGACGCGTTGCGCGAGAATGCCGAGATCGAATTCCGGCGCAACCGCGAGCGCTACGAGTTCCTCCGGTGGGGTGCGGCCGCCTTCGACAACTTCCGCGCCGTCCCCCCGGCCACGGGGATCGTGCACCAGGTCAACCTCGAGTTCCTGGCGCGGGTGGTACAGACACGATCCGACGGCGGCATCACCGTGGCCTTCCCCGATTCCCTCGTCGGCACCGACAGCCACACGACGATGATCAACGGCCTCGGTGTTCTCGGGTGGGGGGTCGGCGGCATCGAGGCCGAGGCGACGATGCTGGGCCAGCCGGTTTCGATCCTCACGCCAGACGTGGTCGGCGTGCGGCTCGAAGGGGAACTCCCACCCGGTGCGACCGCCACCGATCTGGTGCTCACCGTCACCGAGCGCCTCCGCCGGCACGGCGTCGTCGGCAAGTTCGTCGAGTTCTGCGGCCCGGGTCTCGCGAAACTTCCCCTCGCCGACCGCGCCACGATCGCCAACATGGCGCCCGAATACGGCGCGACGATGGGGTTCTTCCCGGTCGACCGCGAGACCCTGAGATACCTCGAGCTGACGGGGCGCCCGAAAGAGCTGATCGATCTGGTCGAGCGTTACACCCGGGAACAGGGGCTCTACCGGACGGGCAGCGATCCCGATCCCGAGTTCACCGACCTGATCACGGTGGACATGAGCCGTGTGGAGCCGAGCCTCGCGGGACCGCGCCGCCCGCAGGACCGTGTGCCTCTCGCGGAAGCACGGGAGCGGTTCGAGCGGGAGCTGAGCGAGGGCTTCGGTGTGCCGGGGGACGATCCCCGGCGCGGCGCTCCGATCGAGGTCGAGGTGGACGGGCGGCGGTCGGGAATCGGCCACGGATCGGTCGTCATCGCGGCGATCACGAGCTGCACCAACACCTCGAACCCCTCGGTGATGGTCGGCGCAGGCCTTCTGGCGCGGAAAGCGGTGGAACGGGGTCTTGCCGTCCCCGCGCACGTGAAGACCAGTCTTGCCCCGGGATCGCGCGTGGTCACCGCCTACCTCGAAAAGGCGGGTCTCCTGCGGGACCTCGAGCAGCTCGGCTTCCACGTCGTCGGCTACGGATGCACCACCTGCATCGGAAACAGCGGGCCCCTCCCGCCGGCCGTGGCGGAAGCGATCGAGAAAAACGGCCTCGTCGCGGTCTCGGTGCTGTCGGGCAACCGGAACTTCGAGGGCCGGATCAATCCGCACTGCCGCGCGAACTATCTCGCGTCGCCTCCGCTGGTGGTGGCCTATGCGCTGGCGGGGCGGATGGACGTGGACCTCGCGCGAGAGCCGCTGGGAACCGGCAAGGACGGGCAACCGGTCTATCTCCGCGAGATCTGGCCCGGCCCCGAGGAGATCGCCCGGGTCGTCGAGGAGTCGCTCGACCCCGAATCGTTCCGCCGGCAGTACGAGAACGTTTTCGGGGGGAACGAGAACTGGAACCGCATCCCGGTCACGGAGGGCGATCTCTTCGAGTGGGACCCCAAGAGCACCTACATCAAGGAGCCTCCGTTCTTCGAGGACCTCGGTCCCGAGGCGGGACCGGTCGCGCCGATCCGCGGAGCGCGGGTGCTGGCCCTTCTCGGCGACTCCGTGACGACCGACCACATCTCCCCCGCCGGGGCGATCCCGCCGGACAGCCCGGCCGGAAAGTGGCTCATCGAGCAGGGCGTCGAGCCCTCCGAGTTCAACTCGTTCGGCTCGCGCCGCGGCAACCACGAGGTGATGATCCGCGGGACGTTCGGCAACATCCGGCTTCGCAACCGCCTCGCGCCGGGAACCGAGGGCGGCTACACGGTGCACCTTCCCGACGGCGAGACGATGACGATCTACGATGCGGCGATGCGCTACCGGGAAGAGGGCCGGCCGCTGATCGTCCTGGCGGGCAAGGAATACGGCACCGGGAGTTCGCGAGACTGGGCGGCGAAGGGAACCGCGCTGCTGGGGGTGCGCGCCGTGATTGCGCGCAGCTTCGAGCGGATCCATCGCAGCAACCTGGTGGGGATGGGCGTGCTGCCGCTGGAGTTCTGCGACGGCGCCTCCTGGGAGAGCCTCGGCCTTTCCGGAAGGGAGCTCTACGACATCGAGGGCGTGGAGGGTGCGCTCGAGCCGCAGCAAACGTTCACGGTGATCGCGCGGGACGACGGAGGAGAAAAGCGCTTCCAGGTTCGGAGTCGGCTCGACTCGCCGGTCGAGGTCGAATACTTCCGGCACGGGGGCATCCTGAGGTACGTCCTGCGCCAGCTCCTGCGCGCCGGCTGACGCTTCACGTCCGCGCCGGTCAGAACGGGAGGTCGTCGAGCGGTTCGCTCTTCGCGCCCGGCTGGCTGGCGGCGCTCGCCGTCCAGGCGCCCTCCGCCTCCCAGGGCTCGCCGAGTTCGAGCTCCGCGCCGGAGGCGAGGTCGAGCACGTAGGACCATCCGGCGACGCCCTGCCCGGTCCCGGCACGGACCACCCTGACGGCGCGCCCCCGCGCCCACGCCCGAGTCCTGCGGGGCGGCTCGGAGAGGGCGCGATCGATCGCCTCCCTCCGGACCATGCGGTGCCGGAGGAATCCGCCGGCATCGAGCGTTTCGAAGATCCCGGGAGGGTGCAGCCGCCCGAAGACGAGATCGAGGACGGCGGCGCGTCCCGGATCGGCCGGGGCGGAGTTCACCTCCGGAAGGAGCGCGCCGCCTCCGCGCGCATCCGCCGCGATCCGGCACCACAGGTCCAGCTTGAGCGCCCAGTCGAGCGTGGCTCGCAGTCCGGGGTCGGCGCGCTGGATCCGGCCCAGAACCGCCCGCCAGCGGCGGCAGGCGACGGGAGCCCACCACGGCATCCAGGGGGCACCGGAATGGCGCTCGGCCATTTCCAGCAGCGTGCGCTGGACCTCCAGCGCCTGCCGGTGGCGCGCCGAAGCCACGTCCCGGATCGGAGCGAGCGCGAGTTCGAACCGGAGGGCGGCCACCTCGTCCGGATCGGGCAGCGGCCGGTGCGGTGGGATCCCCGCCTGGGCGAGCTGGAGAACCAGCGCGGTGGTGGCGAAGCGGAGCCACAGGGCCTGTTCGCTGCAAAGCGTCTCACCGAGAGTCACGTGGATGCGCGGGATCGGTTCGCCGCGGCCCACCCGGTAGCTCAGGTCGCTCCCGCGGTACGGCCGCGCGGTGATCAGGCGGGGAGAGAGAACGAACCGCGGCCCTCCGGCGCGCAGGAGAAACCCCCCGCCGCCGCAGTAGAGCGCCCTGGTGGCGAGGTGCGCCCGGAGGAGCGGGAAGGGGTCGATGTCGACAGGCCACCAGGCGTAGTTCTCGTGGCTGCCCCAGGTGACGGTGCCACCCGCTCTGTCGGCGTTGCCCCGGTAGAGCTCCGCACCGCGGAGTCCGCGGGGGCTCCCGCTGAGTTCGGCGCACGCTCGGGCGAGCAGGCGATCCCCGGCGCGCGCGTGCCGCACGAGCTGCCACGGGTCGGCCGTCTCGGGCGTCGCGTACTCGGGGTGACCGCCGGCGTCGACGTACACGCGGGCCCCGTTGGCCAGGAAGATTCCCCCTTCGTCCGCAGGGATCGCCGGAACGCTCGCCGCGACCTTCCGAACGAGCGCCGAGGCCACCACCCCGGCTTCGCGGCCGGGCGCGGCGGCGGCGTACTCCGTCTCCAGGCCGAAAATCGGCGGCGGCAAGCGCACGGCCCGCCGCTCACTCCCCGGGCTTCTGCCGAACCCGCCTTGCGAACTCGTCCGGCTCTTCCGTCAGAACCAGGCTTTCGAGCAGGCGCTCGGTGGCGGAATCGAGCGTGGCTCCTTCGTCGAACGACCCTTCGAGGGGTACGAGCTGCGGGGACGACGGCGACGACTCACGGCGCGCCTGGACACTTCGACTCGGCATCGGGCTCCTCCCTTCGGGGCTGGGGGCCGGCTCGCCGGTCGGCGCCGCGCGGCGGTGCTCTTCTCCCCGCCCCGTGACCGCGCTCCAAAGATCCCACACACCCGGGCTGCCGGTGGACCGGCGCCGGCGTCATCGGCCGGCCGGCGGTGCCAAACCGGCGCCGTCGCAGGTGCTGTGTCGAAGAGAGACCTCGGCGCGTCATGCCGCGTCATCGTCTTGCGAGCGTTCGTCACAGCGCCGGCGGCCCGGTCACCGCGGCCAGACAGGAACGCAACGTCAACCGGGTGAGAGGCTTGGGTCGGATCGCCGGGACGTCGGCGGCTGCCGGCGACGGCGACCGCCACCCGCCATCGCTTCGAAACCCGCGCCGGGAGGGGATCGGGCGAGGTTGCCGCCCGCGTTTCGCGCTCTGCGGATCCCCGAGCGTTGCCCGCAGAGGCCGATTCGCGTATTTCCTCCCAAGCTCGTCCCGCGACGAAGCCGCCGCGTGCAAGCGTGAACCCGCGGGACGGCTCCCCGAATGCCGCCACGAGACGATTCCAGCTCCCGCCCGCCCCCGCAGGAGTTCTCGCGCCTCCGGGCGGCGGTGCGCCAGTGCCTGAGACGGCTCGACCGCGCGAGGGAACACTTCGAGGCCGGGGTGCGCGAACTCGAGCGCCTGGATTTCGCCTTGGAGCGACTCGAGGAGTCCTGGAACGGCGACGGGAGCCCGGCCCGGCTGCCGTCGCGGTGGCGGCGCAGGAGCCGCCGGCCAGCGCGTGGGATCGCTCGCGCCGACGCGCTGCTCGTCCGGGTTCTTCCCGGCGGGGAGCGGCTCTTCTCCATCGACGGTGGGCCGTCCTTCCGTCTCCCGCCGCGACTGGGACGCGCTCTCCTTCTCCTCGCCGCGGAGGGCGGTCGGGGGGAGGACGGGTTGGGCGAATGGATCCCGGCCACCAGGCTCCGCCGGGAGCTGGAAGGCCGTGCGGGGCGGCCCCTGTCCTCGTCGTCGGTCCGGGAAACGATCCGGCTCCTGCGGCGGAGTCTCCTCGAGAAGGCCCGCGTCGACCCGCGGCTCCTCGAGACCTGCCCGGGCCGGGGCTATCGGCTCGCACTGGCCTCCCCGCCGCGCACGGTCTTCGCGGCGGAGAGGAGGCACGAGGAGCCCGGACCGGGGCGTTCCCGTGCGGCGACGATGGACGAGCCGTAGGGGAGCGCGGGAACGGCCGCGGCCGCCCTCGCGGGCGCAGGCGTGCCGGCAGGAGGAGCTGTTTGGGCGGCGCATCCCCGGTGGTGTCACTCGGGAGAGTTCCCGATACCTGGCGCCGATTGGCCTCCCTCGCCGGCTGCGCGACGCCGATCGACCGCCGGACTTCCGCCTCGGGGCTCGGTCGGAGGGCGGTCCGCTCCGCGGGGCAGCTCGGTCTCGTTTCGCTGTCGGACCGGGCCACTCCGGCACCCCGGAATCCGCCGGGGGTGGCCGCCAGACCGGATCGGCTCGGGTTCGGCCTGGGCGCGCCCCTGGCGGTATGCGACCGAGCGGGAACCCCGGATCCGTCCGGCTGGCCGCCCTGCCGGCCGGAGGTCGGGCTCCGAGCGACGGTGCGCGGCGCGCCGATGGCGAAAGCGCTGCGCGGGGCGTGCCGGAGGAGGTCTCGGGTCCGTAACGCCGCGAGCGGAGCCGGATCGAGGGTTGCCGCCGATTCCGCGGAACCGGCGCGAGGTGCTTCCTCGATGGTGCGTTTTCGAGTTCGACTCGACGGCCTCTCGGAGGTTTCGGTGCGCAGCCGCTCGCTTCGCGCGAAATCGAGCCGAGGTGCTTGTCTCCCATCGAGTTGGCCGATCCAGCGCACCATCCGGGATGCACCTCGGTCCGACTGAAGGGGTGCCTCCTTGACGGCGTGCTCCGGCATCGAAACCCGATCGAAGGGGCCGGGCCTCGAGGTTGCACGACCCCGCCCGACTCCTCGAGTGTCGGCGAGTTGCCGTTGCCGGCCGGCCCCGGTGGCGGCTTCCCGGGCTGGTCCGCTTTCCGGCGGAGCTTCGCGCCGATCCGCGCCGTTGACGGCGCACCCCGAGAGGCTTGGCCGAGGCGCGATCGCCGCGCCGCGCGGCCGGTTCGGTCGCAAGCCCCGGCACGGCAACGAGTCGGTGTGGAGACCGCTCCTCCGCGGGCGTGGATCGGTGTGGAGAGGGTTCCGCCGGAGGCCGCCCCGGCCGGCGCCGCTGCCGGGGCGGGCGCGGCGGAACGAACCCCGAACGGCTTCCTTTCGGAGGGCGGGCCTCCGGACGGCCAGAGGCCTGCCGGGAAAGTGGGTTGCCCGGACCGCTTCCCCGCCGCGGTCTTTCACCGTATCCTTCCCGCAGGGAGGTGGAGCGAGCAATCCGGCCGCGCCGAATCGTCCGCCCGGGGGGGCGCGGACGGATCCGGTCCTCCCTTTCCGGCGCGGCCCCAGCGCGCATTTCCCCGGGAGGTCGATGTGAGCCGAGATCCCCGCGACCGGCCCCCGCCGCCGCCCGATCTGGGCAATCGCGAACAGGTGCGCCGGCTCAAGCGCGCGATGGAGCGCAGCGCGGCCACCGTCGTGCGCTGCCAGAACTGCGGCCACCAGCAGCTGGCCGAGGCGGCGTTCATCGGGCCGCGGTCCGCCTGCGACCGCTGCGGCACCGCCCTTCATTCGTGCCGTCACTGCCGCCACTTCGATCCGAAGGCGAGGCACCAGTGCCTCGTGGACGGGGTCGCTCCGGTCGGCGACAAGTGGAAGGCCAACTCGTGCCCCCACTACGACGCCAGGCTCGTCCTGGACGCCACGGGGAAGCGTCTGGGCGGCAAGGGAAAGCAGGACGCGAAGGCGCTGTTCGATTCGCTGTTCAAGAAGCCCTGAAGCCGGGGGCAACTCGGCCCGAGCGCGCCGGGGGCCGATCGAACGAGCGGCGCAGCGCCGGCGGCGCGCGCCGGCGGCCTTCTCCACGACATTCGGCAGGTTCGAAGCGCATGCTCGCCTCCGGCGGCGAGCTCCACCCGACGCGCACCCCGACGGCGAATCGGCGCGCGGTTCGCACCTTCGCGCGGGGACGCCACCGCCCTCCCATGACCGGACGGCGGGGCGCCGTTTCCACGCCATCGGACCTCGATCTCGGGCTCGGCTCGGAGCGGCCGCGAGCGACGGGCCTTCTCCGCCCGGCTCGGACCGCCGGGTGCAGCGCTGAACCTCGGCGGGTAGGGGGTTCCCATCCGAAAGAGGCGATCGCCGGCCGCCAGAAGATCGTCCGGTCCCGCACGGACCGGTGGCGGAGCTCGCCGGGGCCGGCCACGTCCCGGCGCCGACCTCAACGGATCCCGAGGCTGCGGAGCAGGGCGATCCCGCGCGCGATCCGCGCCGCTGCCCCGATGGCCCTCCTGGAGCGGATGCCGGCGCACAACCGGAATTCCATGGCCCCCGCGCCGCTGCGCCAGATCTCCGGGGGTGCCGCTCCGGCGGAGCGAGTCCCCGCGCGACTCCTCGGGGGAAAAGGGAGGCTCGCCACAACCCCGCCGCGGCCGCCGGGAGGCCGGAGCTTCCGAGCTTTCAGTCACTTGGGTGAGAGGTTGCGCCCTGTCGGGGGAACCGCTCCATCGCGGTGGCACCCTGCCGTTCGGTGGCCCGCCGAGACTTCCGCGCCGCGCCGGCGGGCCCCTCTTCCGCGCCGGCCGGTGCGCTCCCCGTGCGCGCTCCGAGCCCCGAAAAGCAAGGCGAGGTCGGGACGCGCCCTTCTTCCCCGTCGGCCGTTGCCGGCCGGCCGCCGCCGGCGGGAACGGCTCGCGGACCGTGCGGGCCGCCCGGCGAGTCCCGTCCCGGTCGATTCCTGCATCCCTGAGTTCGGCGTAGGATGGGACGCGCGCGGGGAACCGCTGCGATGGGACGGGCGGACGGATGCGGATCGCCACCTGGAACGTGAACGGCCTTCGGGCCCGCCTGGAGTTCGTCCTGGAATGGCTGCGCCGGCGCGAGCCGGATCTCGTCGGGTTGCAGGAGCTCAAGCTGACCGACGATCAGTTTCCACACGAGCCGTTCCGGGAACTCGGCTACCAGGCGCTCGTCCACGGGCAGAAGGCGTGGAACGGCGTGGCCATCCTCGCGAAGTTCCCCATCGAGGAGACGGCGCGCGGACTTCCGGGCCAAGAGGACGCCGGCGCGAGGCTCTTGGCCGCCCGCAGCGGTAGCCTGCACTTCGTGACCGTGTACGTGCCGAACGGAAAAGCGGTCGGCCACGAAGACTTCGAGCGGAAGCTCGCGTGGTTCGATTCCCTCTCCGACTGGCTGGCCCGCGCCTACGATCCGGACCGACCGCTCGTGGTCTGCGGCGATTTCAACGTCGTCCCGGAACCCCTCGACTCCTGGAACGAGGAGATGCTCGCGGGGACGATCTTCCACACCGACGAGGAGCGCGCGCGCGTGGCGCGCCTGCGCGAGTGGGGATTGGTCGATCTGTTCCGGACGCTCCACCCCGGGAAGCGCGCATTTTCGTGGTGGGATTACCGCGGCGGCGCGTTCCACCGCGGCCAGGGGCTGCGGATCGACCTCGTGCTCGGTACCCGCCCGGTGGCGGCGTGGGCGAGGGAAGCGACGATCGACCGCGAGTTCCGGAAAAAGCAGCGCGGCTTGACTCCCTCCGATCACGCTCCCGTCATCGTCGAGCTCGCAGCGGACGGTGCGTGAGACCGGAGGCGGCGCTCAGCGCTCGAGTCCTTCGGGGTTGAGTGCGCTGGCGGGAACGGGTTGCGAGCGCTGCCGGTCGAGTTCCCTCAGGTGCTCGAGCGCCGCTGCCCAGTCTCGTGCCGCCAGATAGGAGGAAAGCCTGCCGAGGACGATCTCGTCGGCCGGGATTTCGTACACGCCGGCTTCGAGAACCTTGGCCAGCACCACGTCGCTCGAGGGAGCCGCTCCCGCGTCATCCCAACGCGGGCGTCGCGGACGGTAGCTGTTCAGCACCGGGATCGCCTCGTAGACGAACGCCCCGAGGCTGTTGCGCGCCACCAGCGTCACCGGCCCGGAGGAGGTGATCCGTTCCGTTCCCCGTCCCGAGACCAATCCATCCGCCGGATGGCCGGCGAGCAGCCGCGGCGGCTTGCCTTCCACCAGCAGCCAGACGAGGTGAGCCCCTTCCACCGTGAAGTCGAACTGGACCTCCCCCATCCCGTGGAGGATCCGCGGCCTGACGTTCCACGAGGCGATTCGAAGCGGAGCGCCGCCGGGGGGGAAGGTGCGGTATTCGGTCTCGGCCCGATCGTTGGAAGGATCGCCGTCCCACTCGGCCAGATCCTCCCACTGGCGGTCGAGGCGGGCCTCGATCCGGTCGCCTTCGTCGAACGGGTTCCCGTCGAGCCACATCTCGCACACCGCGACCCTGCCTCTCGGCAGACCGTCGCCCGCGCAGGTCGACAGCGGGTCGCCCCCGCTCCCTCGTACCACGAGGCGCCAGGGCCTCTCCCGATCGACGGGGCTCTGGTTCTCCACCAGGGCCCGCAGGAGGACGCGGTGGCTCGCCCCGCCGGTGCTGATCTGGTAGGCGTGAAGGTCGGCGATGCCCAGGTTTCCCGGAGCGGCCGACGGCCGCTCCTCCGGCCTGCCCTGCCAGCGGCGGCCGGCTTCGGCGCTAGGGGCGACCGCCAGGAGGGCGGCGGCGATCCAGGCGAACAGGAACCGGGACGCGCAGCGACGGAACGACATGGAATCCTCGCACCTCCCTCCGGCGAATATAGGGCCCGGCCGAACGGCGTCCAGAGCGAGAATCAGTGGGTCGCGCTCGGCAGCGCGTCCGGGCCCGGGCCGCCGCAGAGGCGGCGGTGCTCCTGGAGAGCGAACCGGTCGGTCATGCCGGCGATGTAGTCGCAGGCGGCCCGAGCCACCCCCTGTTCCTCGGCCAGGGCGGCGAAGCGCTCCGGCATCTCACCGGGATCGGCCACGTAGGCCGCGAACAGCTCCCGGACGACCGAGCCGAAGTGCCGCCGGGTGGCTTCGATCCGGGGGTGCCGGTAGAGGCGCTGCCAGAGGTAGCGTTTCAGGGTCCGGTTCGCCGAGGCCACCGGGTCCGACAGGCCCACGAGCCATTCCGGTTGGGACCGAACGTCGTCCACCGACCGGACCCCAGCCGCCCGGATCCTCTCGCGCGTGGTGGTCACCAGGTCGGTGACGAGCGTATCGATGACGCGCCGCAGGGCGACCTTCGCCCGGACCCACGCGTCCTCCCCGGGATGGTCTTTCGCCGCGGCGCGGAACGGATCACCGAAAAGAGGCACGGCGTCGACGAGCGCGTCGAGGTCGAGCAACCCCGACTCGAGACCGTCTTCGATGTCGTGGTGGTTGTAAGCGATCTCGTCCACCAGATCGATCAGCTGGGCTTCGAGCGGCGGCGGTGTCTCGGGGAGGTATTCCGCGGCCTCCGGTGTCCGCGCGAGGTCGGGCGGCCCCGAGTGCTTGACGATCCCCTCCCTGACCTCCCACGTGAGATTGAGACCGGGAAACTCCGGGTACCGGCGCTCCAGGAATTCGACGACCCGGAGCGTCTGGCGGTTGTGGTCGAAACCGCCTTCGTCCCGCATCAGCTCGTCGAGGATCTCCTCGCCGAGGTGACCGAACGGGGTGTGACCGAGGTCGTGTCCGAGGGCCAGCGACTCCGCCAGATCGGAGTTCAGCCTCAGCGCTCGGCACACGGTCCTGGCGATCTGGCTGACCTCGATCGAGTGGGTCAACCTCGTCCGGTAGTGGTCGCCCTCGTGATTGACGAAAACCTGCGTCTTGTACTCGAGCCGGCGAAACGCCCGCGAATGGATGATGCGGTCGCGGTCGCGCGCGTACGGGGGACGATAAGGGTGTTCCTGTTGCGGATAACGCCGCCCCCGCGTCTGGGCGTCACGCTGCGCCCAAGCCGCCAGGTAGGGTTCGCT contains the following coding sequences:
- the acnA gene encoding aconitate hydratase AcnA translates to MPADPFHARDRLETASGPVEIFRLDRLEKQGFGEVSRLPFSIKVLLESLLRNVDGHLVTEEDVTRLAGWRPRDQERPELPFLPARVLMQDFTGVPGVVDLAAMRSAMARLGGDPRRVNPQIPVDLVIDHSVQVDVFGRPDALRENAEIEFRRNRERYEFLRWGAAAFDNFRAVPPATGIVHQVNLEFLARVVQTRSDGGITVAFPDSLVGTDSHTTMINGLGVLGWGVGGIEAEATMLGQPVSILTPDVVGVRLEGELPPGATATDLVLTVTERLRRHGVVGKFVEFCGPGLAKLPLADRATIANMAPEYGATMGFFPVDRETLRYLELTGRPKELIDLVERYTREQGLYRTGSDPDPEFTDLITVDMSRVEPSLAGPRRPQDRVPLAEARERFERELSEGFGVPGDDPRRGAPIEVEVDGRRSGIGHGSVVIAAITSCTNTSNPSVMVGAGLLARKAVERGLAVPAHVKTSLAPGSRVVTAYLEKAGLLRDLEQLGFHVVGYGCTTCIGNSGPLPPAVAEAIEKNGLVAVSVLSGNRNFEGRINPHCRANYLASPPLVVAYALAGRMDVDLAREPLGTGKDGQPVYLREIWPGPEEIARVVEESLDPESFRRQYENVFGGNENWNRIPVTEGDLFEWDPKSTYIKEPPFFEDLGPEAGPVAPIRGARVLALLGDSVTTDHISPAGAIPPDSPAGKWLIEQGVEPSEFNSFGSRRGNHEVMIRGTFGNIRLRNRLAPGTEGGYTVHLPDGETMTIYDAAMRYREEGRPLIVLAGKEYGTGSSRDWAAKGTALLGVRAVIARSFERIHRSNLVGMGVLPLEFCDGASWESLGLSGRELYDIEGVEGALEPQQTFTVIARDDGGEKRFQVRSRLDSPVEVEYFRHGGILRYVLRQLLRAG
- the xth gene encoding exodeoxyribonuclease III — translated: MRIATWNVNGLRARLEFVLEWLRRREPDLVGLQELKLTDDQFPHEPFRELGYQALVHGQKAWNGVAILAKFPIEETARGLPGQEDAGARLLAARSGSLHFVTVYVPNGKAVGHEDFERKLAWFDSLSDWLARAYDPDRPLVVCGDFNVVPEPLDSWNEEMLAGTIFHTDEERARVARLREWGLVDLFRTLHPGKRAFSWWDYRGGAFHRGQGLRIDLVLGTRPVAAWAREATIDREFRKKQRGLTPSDHAPVIVELAADGA
- a CDS encoding deoxyguanosinetriphosphate triphosphohydrolase; the encoded protein is MNASEPYLAAWAQRDAQTRGRRYPQQEHPYRPPYARDRDRIIHSRAFRRLEYKTQVFVNHEGDHYRTRLTHSIEVSQIARTVCRALRLNSDLAESLALGHDLGHTPFGHLGEEILDELMRDEGGFDHNRQTLRVVEFLERRYPEFPGLNLTWEVREGIVKHSGPPDLARTPEAAEYLPETPPPLEAQLIDLVDEIAYNHHDIEDGLESGLLDLDALVDAVPLFGDPFRAAAKDHPGEDAWVRAKVALRRVIDTLVTDLVTTTRERIRAAGVRSVDDVRSQPEWLVGLSDPVASANRTLKRYLWQRLYRHPRIEATRRHFGSVVRELFAAYVADPGEMPERFAALAEEQGVARAACDYIAGMTDRFALQEHRRLCGGPGPDALPSATH